One Paraburkholderia sp. IMGN_8 DNA window includes the following coding sequences:
- the hemB gene encoding porphobilinogen synthase encodes MSLYPHYRPRRMRRDDFSRRLMRENILTTNDLIYPVFIVEGTNVRQAVPSMPGVERVSVDLLMGVAEQCVELGVPVLSLFPAIEPSLKTPDGREATNAAGLIPRAVRELKRHFPDLGVLTDVALDPYTSHGQDGVLDETGYVINDETVEILVEQAQAQAEAGVDIVAPSDMMDGRIGAIREMLESEGYIHTRIMAYAAKFASAFYGPFRDAVGSATNLGKGNKMTYQMDPANSNEALREVQADIDEGADMVMVKPGMPYLDIVRRVKDEFQFPTYVYQVSGEYAMLKAAAQNGWLDHDKAMMESLLAFKRAGADGVLTYFALDAARILRSQK; translated from the coding sequence ATGAGCCTCTACCCGCACTACCGTCCGCGCCGCATGCGCCGCGACGACTTCTCGCGCCGTCTGATGCGAGAAAACATCCTCACCACCAACGATCTGATCTACCCCGTGTTCATCGTCGAAGGCACCAACGTGCGGCAAGCCGTGCCGTCGATGCCAGGCGTCGAGCGCGTGTCGGTTGACCTGCTGATGGGCGTCGCCGAGCAATGCGTCGAACTGGGCGTGCCGGTGTTGTCGCTGTTTCCCGCGATCGAGCCGTCGCTGAAAACGCCTGACGGCCGCGAAGCGACCAATGCCGCGGGCCTGATCCCGCGCGCCGTTCGTGAACTGAAAAGGCATTTTCCCGACTTGGGCGTGCTGACCGACGTCGCGCTCGATCCGTACACGAGCCACGGCCAGGACGGCGTACTCGACGAAACCGGCTACGTGATCAACGACGAAACCGTCGAAATCCTGGTCGAACAAGCCCAGGCACAGGCTGAAGCGGGCGTCGATATCGTGGCGCCCTCGGACATGATGGACGGCCGCATCGGCGCGATCCGCGAGATGCTCGAGAGCGAGGGGTATATCCACACGCGGATCATGGCTTATGCCGCCAAGTTCGCGTCGGCGTTTTACGGCCCGTTCCGCGATGCGGTCGGTTCCGCGACGAATCTCGGCAAGGGCAACAAGATGACCTACCAGATGGACCCTGCCAACTCGAATGAAGCGCTGCGCGAAGTTCAGGCGGATATCGACGAAGGCGCGGACATGGTAATGGTCAAGCCGGGCATGCCGTATCTGGACATCGTGCGTCGCGTGAAGGACGAATTCCAGTTCCCGACTTACGTGTATCAGGTGAGCGGTGAATACGCGATGCTGAAAGCGGCGGCGCAGAACGGCTGGCTCGACCACGACAAGGCGATGATGGAATCGCTGCTGGCGTTCAAGCGGGCCGGCGCAGACGGCGTGCTGACCTATTTCGCATTGGACGCCGCGCGGATTCTGAGGTCGCAGAAGTAA
- the yihA gene encoding ribosome biogenesis GTP-binding protein YihA/YsxC: MSFLLHQARFFTTVNHLRDLPATAQPEIAFAGRSNAGKSTAINILCNQKRLAFASKTPGRTQHINYFSVGKADEPTAHLVDLPGYGYAEVPGAAKAHWEALLSTYLQSRSQLRGMILMMDSRRPLTDLDRRMIEWFAPTGKPIHTLLTKCDKLTRQESTNALRATQKGLAEYRAAGYRGELTAQLFSALKRIGLDEAHELIEGWLIPVAKGEADPAQ; encoded by the coding sequence ATGTCCTTCCTGCTCCACCAAGCCCGTTTTTTCACGACCGTCAATCACCTGCGTGATTTGCCGGCCACCGCGCAACCTGAGATCGCCTTTGCCGGGCGCTCGAATGCGGGGAAGTCGACGGCCATCAATATTCTGTGCAATCAGAAGCGGCTGGCATTCGCCAGTAAGACGCCTGGGCGCACTCAGCACATCAATTACTTCTCGGTTGGCAAGGCTGACGAGCCGACTGCGCATCTGGTCGACCTGCCGGGCTACGGCTATGCCGAAGTACCGGGCGCGGCCAAGGCCCACTGGGAAGCGCTGCTGTCTACCTACCTGCAATCGCGCTCGCAATTGCGCGGCATGATCCTGATGATGGACTCGCGCCGCCCGCTCACCGATCTGGATCGCCGGATGATCGAGTGGTTCGCGCCGACCGGTAAGCCGATCCACACGCTGCTGACTAAGTGCGACAAATTGACGCGCCAGGAAAGCACGAACGCATTGCGCGCGACACAGAAAGGTTTGGCTGAATATCGTGCAGCCGGCTACCGGGGCGAACTGACCGCCCAGCTGTTCTCGGCGCTCAAGCGCATCGGGCTCGACGAAGCGCACGAGCTGATCGAAGGCTGGCTGATTCCCGTCGCAAAGGGCGAAGCGGACCCGGCGCAGTAA
- a CDS encoding c-type cytochrome, with protein MNRLCKALMVLQVAAGLSGLAIQARAADPAKPDVNRGQAIAVQVCASCHGADGNSAGGAYPKLAGQHPEYLVKQLKDFKAQPGAKQPTRNNAIMAGMTAALSDQDMVNVAAYFATQAPKPGYAHNKDTVALGQKIYRGGIADKGVPACASCHGPTGQGIPSQYPRLSGQWADYTVAQLTAFTQGPGARNNNDAMHATAARLSDSEIKAVADYIAGLH; from the coding sequence ATGAATCGACTGTGCAAGGCTCTGATGGTGCTTCAAGTAGCGGCAGGTCTTTCAGGTTTGGCAATTCAGGCACGAGCAGCAGATCCGGCAAAACCGGACGTCAATCGGGGGCAGGCAATCGCGGTGCAGGTTTGTGCTTCATGCCACGGCGCGGACGGCAACAGTGCCGGCGGCGCGTATCCGAAGCTGGCGGGCCAGCATCCCGAGTATCTCGTCAAGCAGCTCAAGGATTTCAAGGCGCAGCCGGGCGCCAAGCAGCCCACGCGCAACAATGCGATCATGGCGGGCATGACCGCGGCGCTGTCCGATCAGGACATGGTCAACGTTGCTGCCTATTTCGCCACACAGGCGCCGAAGCCAGGCTACGCGCATAACAAAGACACTGTAGCGCTCGGTCAGAAGATTTATCGCGGTGGGATTGCCGATAAGGGTGTGCCGGCGTGTGCGAGCTGCCACGGGCCGACTGGTCAGGGGATTCCGTCGCAATATCCGCGTCTGTCGGGGCAGTGGGCGGATTACACGGTGGCGCAGCTGACCGCGTTCACGCAAGGTCCGGGCGCGCGTAATAACAACGACGCGATGCATGCAACTGCAGCGCGTCTGTCGGACAGCGAGATCAAGGCTGTAGCCGATTACATCGCGGGCTTGCATTAA
- the ccsB gene encoding c-type cytochrome biogenesis protein CcsB, with translation MDLTQVSSSSSTSPSRHQKAPAGEAFNAAQFDERPFLKRLGMTDWLFALAMVAGAGFALSRYHPFMNYYDKLVLVCAVPVFVVLGWRWKPVRPLMVGIAALSLFAIQIYQGDLTRADNAFFLKYFLSSQSAILWMSALFVFATVFYWIGLLSRSPTGAAIGSKMTWAAVLMGFVGLMVRWYESYLIGADVGHIPISNLYEVFVLFSLITALFYLYYEQHYNTRALGAFVLLVISAAVGFLMWYSVARDAQQIQPLVPALQSWWMKIHVPANFIGYGSFALSAMVGVAYLMKERGVLADRLPALDVLDDVMYKSIAVGFAFFTIATILGALWAAEAWGGYWSWDPKETWALIVWLNYAAWLHMRLMKGLRGAVAAWWALTGLLVTTFAFLGVNMFLSGLHSYGKL, from the coding sequence ATGGATTTGACTCAGGTTTCTTCATCCTCCTCTACTTCGCCGTCGCGGCACCAGAAAGCGCCCGCTGGCGAGGCGTTCAACGCAGCGCAGTTCGACGAGCGGCCGTTCCTGAAGCGCCTCGGCATGACCGACTGGCTGTTCGCCCTCGCGATGGTCGCGGGCGCGGGGTTCGCGCTGTCGCGCTATCACCCGTTCATGAACTACTACGACAAACTGGTGCTGGTGTGCGCGGTGCCGGTGTTCGTCGTGCTCGGCTGGCGCTGGAAGCCGGTGCGCCCGCTGATGGTGGGTATCGCGGCGCTGTCGCTGTTTGCGATCCAGATCTATCAGGGCGATCTGACGCGCGCGGATAACGCGTTCTTCCTGAAGTATTTCCTGTCGAGCCAGTCCGCGATTCTGTGGATGAGCGCGCTCTTCGTATTCGCCACGGTGTTCTACTGGATCGGCCTGCTGTCGCGCTCGCCGACCGGCGCCGCGATCGGCTCGAAGATGACCTGGGCCGCGGTGCTGATGGGCTTCGTCGGCCTGATGGTGCGCTGGTACGAGTCGTACCTGATCGGCGCGGACGTCGGTCATATTCCGATCTCGAACCTGTATGAAGTGTTTGTGCTGTTCAGCCTGATCACCGCGCTGTTCTACCTGTACTACGAGCAGCACTACAATACCCGCGCGCTCGGCGCATTCGTGCTGCTGGTGATCAGCGCGGCCGTCGGCTTCCTGATGTGGTACTCGGTCGCGCGCGACGCGCAGCAGATCCAGCCGCTGGTGCCGGCGCTGCAAAGCTGGTGGATGAAGATCCACGTGCCGGCGAACTTCATCGGTTACGGCAGTTTCGCGCTGTCGGCGATGGTCGGCGTCGCGTATCTGATGAAAGAGCGCGGCGTGCTGGCCGATCGCCTGCCGGCGCTCGACGTGCTCGACGACGTGATGTACAAGTCGATCGCCGTCGGCTTCGCGTTCTTCACGATCGCGACGATTCTCGGCGCGCTGTGGGCCGCCGAAGCATGGGGCGGCTACTGGAGCTGGGACCCGAAGGAGACGTGGGCGCTGATCGTCTGGCTGAACTATGCGGCGTGGCTGCATATGCGCCTGATGAAGGGCCTGCGCGGCGCAGTGGCGGCCTGGTGGGCGCTGACCGGCCTGCTGGTGACGACCTTCGCGTTCCTCGGCGTGAACATGTTCCTGTCGGGGCTGCATAGCTACGGCAAGCTGTAA
- the dsbD gene encoding protein-disulfide reductase DsbD, translating to MFNGLDRRARNALRTVFFLLGCLILAQFGALAHAADDFLDPAVAFKFSATEKPGEVDVTYKIADGYYMYRERFAFATRNGTTTIGEPQLPAGHVKFDQTFNKNVETYRNELTIRIPVKQAQGPFDLAVTSQGCADAGICYPPMDRVYHVSGAALQLAGSVGAAAATQQSAAADTPWYERATNADYAQSLLQGGGFFAIIGLYFVAGVVLSLLPCSYPMIPILSAIIIGEGARVTRARGFALSLAYVVGMALVYTALGIAAALIGQSLGAWLQNPWVLGAFGVLLTIFALTLIAGFDIALPQRWQDGVSRASTGRSGGKFAAVAAMGALSALVVGACMTAPLFAVLAFIAHAGDALLGGAALFSMGLGLGVPLLIIGLGAGTLLPRAGAWMNGVKVFFGVVLLAAALWIVWPVLGATATMLLSALWLLVAAAALGVFSSLAEGASVWRRLGRGIGAALAIWAAVLLVGLAAGSSDPLRPLAVLAARGGDASVANAAKTPNLPPQGDLTFAPVRSSTELDQAVKTAAQPAMLDFYADWCVSCKEMEKFTFSDPRVQARLKQMNLLRADVTANNTDDQTLLKRFGLFGPPGIIFFDHGGNEVLRVVGYESADKFLRSLDRAIAPGA from the coding sequence ATGTTTAACGGTCTCGACCGACGCGCGCGCAATGCACTGCGCACCGTCTTTTTCCTGCTCGGCTGCCTGATCCTCGCCCAGTTCGGCGCACTTGCCCATGCCGCGGACGACTTCCTTGATCCCGCCGTGGCCTTCAAATTCAGCGCGACCGAGAAACCGGGCGAAGTCGACGTCACCTACAAGATCGCGGACGGCTATTACATGTACCGCGAGCGGTTTGCGTTCGCGACCCGCAACGGCACGACGACGATCGGTGAGCCGCAATTGCCAGCCGGACACGTGAAGTTCGACCAGACCTTCAACAAGAACGTCGAGACGTACCGCAATGAGTTGACGATCCGCATCCCCGTCAAGCAGGCGCAAGGGCCGTTCGACCTCGCGGTTACGTCGCAGGGTTGCGCGGACGCGGGCATCTGCTATCCGCCGATGGATCGCGTCTACCACGTGAGCGGGGCGGCATTGCAGTTGGCAGGCAGCGTCGGCGCGGCAGCCGCCACCCAGCAATCCGCAGCCGCCGACACGCCGTGGTATGAGCGCGCCACCAACGCTGATTACGCGCAGTCGTTGCTGCAAGGCGGCGGCTTCTTCGCGATCATCGGGCTCTATTTTGTGGCCGGCGTCGTGCTCAGTTTGCTGCCGTGCTCGTATCCGATGATTCCGATCCTGTCGGCGATCATCATCGGCGAAGGCGCCCGGGTGACGCGTGCTCGCGGGTTTGCGTTGTCGCTGGCGTATGTGGTCGGCATGGCACTGGTCTACACGGCGCTTGGCATAGCTGCCGCGCTCATTGGGCAGAGTCTCGGCGCGTGGCTGCAAAACCCGTGGGTGCTGGGCGCGTTTGGCGTATTGCTGACGATTTTCGCACTGACCCTGATTGCGGGGTTCGATATCGCGTTGCCGCAGCGCTGGCAGGACGGCGTGTCGCGTGCGTCGACAGGGCGCTCAGGCGGCAAGTTCGCCGCGGTGGCCGCGATGGGGGCGCTGTCCGCGTTGGTGGTCGGGGCCTGCATGACGGCGCCGCTCTTCGCCGTTCTGGCGTTCATTGCGCACGCCGGCGACGCGCTGCTTGGCGGTGCCGCGCTGTTCTCGATGGGGCTCGGGCTCGGCGTGCCGCTCCTGATCATCGGCCTTGGCGCTGGTACCTTGTTGCCCCGCGCGGGCGCGTGGATGAACGGCGTGAAGGTGTTCTTCGGCGTCGTGCTGCTCGCCGCCGCGCTATGGATCGTGTGGCCCGTGCTCGGCGCCACTGCGACGATGCTGCTGAGCGCGCTATGGTTGCTGGTCGCTGCGGCGGCGCTCGGCGTGTTCTCCTCGCTCGCCGAGGGCGCTTCCGTGTGGCGCCGGCTTGGCCGGGGCATCGGTGCGGCGCTGGCAATCTGGGCCGCTGTGCTGCTGGTGGGCTTGGCCGCTGGATCGTCCGATCCGTTGCGTCCGCTTGCTGTGTTGGCAGCCCGCGGCGGGGATGCGAGTGTAGCGAACGCCGCTAAAACGCCGAATTTGCCGCCACAGGGGGATCTCACGTTTGCCCCGGTTCGTTCCTCGACCGAACTCGACCAGGCCGTCAAAACGGCTGCGCAGCCCGCCATGCTCGATTTCTATGCGGACTGGTGCGTGAGTTGCAAAGAGATGGAGAAATTCACCTTCAGCGATCCGCGCGTCCAAGCCAGGTTGAAGCAGATGAACCTGCTGCGCGCGGACGTCACCGCTAACAATACGGACGACCAAACGCTGCTCAAGCGTTTCGGTCTGTTCGGGCCGCCCGGTATCATCTTCTTCGATCACGGCGGTAATGAAGTGCTGCGTGTCGTGGGATATGAGTCTGCGGACAAATTCTTGCGCAGCCTCGATCGCGCAATCGCGCCCGGGGCGTAG
- a CDS encoding cytochrome c biogenesis protein ResB — protein sequence MSVTTSGMQSKSRNRIVRSIIEVLSSMRFAIALLVILSIASIIGTVLTQDDPYPNYVNQFGPFWADIFRSLSLYTVYSSWWFMLILGFLMVSVSLCVIRNAPKMVADAKSWKDKVREGSLRAFHHKGEFAVHGTRLQISAVLAKLSAKLGYKFVTRESDGATLIAAKRGALTRFGYISAHLAIVVICLGGLLDSNLPIKLQMWLFDKSPIRSNTVINDIPPEHRLSQSNPTFRGYAWVPEGQHVSTAILNQPDGSLIQDLPFSIELNKFIVDYYSTGMPKLFASDIVVVDHKTGARVPARVEVNKPFEYDGVSIYQSSFQDGGSQMQMTAYPMTGNSAKTAPFGGTIGGNAPLSTASPLADGQTVEFTDFRAINVENVSNGSGQNDARGVAAHRSLKEAFDERLGSGAKSSKPLDLHNVGPSVQYKVRDKDGQAREYNNYMLPVDVGGERMFLAGMRLNPDDPFRYLRIPADTGGTVKEWMNLRATLENPAMRAAAAHRFALRSVPGSNTELQQHLEESALRVLTLFAGADGSIKMPNGQTVGGFQAIAGFIDHSVPKDEQEKAAGLLLRMLEGSTWDLWQLSREQLGEPDAQANADASRFVQSSINAISDSFLYGSPVYLQLDSFKQVQASVFQLTRAPGKKVVYLGSLLLVLGIFSMFYVRERRLWFWLKDTAHGTNVVMAMSSARKTLDFEKEFVQTRDAVGAALGAKLIDASDAAGASDKPGHAGAPSARSQDSTR from the coding sequence ATGAGCGTCACCACGTCGGGTATGCAGTCGAAGTCGCGCAATCGCATCGTGCGCAGCATCATCGAAGTATTGAGTTCAATGCGCTTCGCGATCGCGCTGCTCGTGATCCTGTCGATTGCCAGCATTATCGGCACCGTCCTCACGCAGGACGATCCGTATCCCAACTACGTCAATCAGTTCGGCCCGTTCTGGGCGGACATCTTCCGCTCGCTGAGCCTGTACACGGTGTACAGCTCGTGGTGGTTCATGCTGATTCTCGGCTTCCTGATGGTGTCGGTATCGTTGTGCGTGATCCGCAATGCGCCGAAGATGGTCGCCGACGCGAAGAGCTGGAAGGACAAGGTTCGCGAAGGCAGCCTGCGCGCGTTCCACCACAAGGGCGAGTTCGCGGTGCACGGCACGCGCCTGCAGATCTCGGCGGTGCTGGCCAAACTCTCCGCCAAGCTCGGCTACAAGTTCGTCACGCGTGAGTCCGACGGCGCGACGCTGATCGCCGCCAAGCGCGGCGCGCTGACCAGGTTCGGCTACATCTCCGCACACCTCGCGATCGTCGTGATCTGTCTGGGTGGTTTGCTGGACAGCAATCTGCCGATCAAGCTGCAAATGTGGCTGTTCGACAAGTCGCCGATTCGCAGCAACACGGTGATCAACGACATTCCGCCAGAACATCGTCTGTCGCAATCGAATCCGACTTTCCGCGGTTATGCGTGGGTGCCGGAAGGGCAGCATGTGTCGACGGCGATCCTGAACCAGCCGGACGGCTCGTTGATTCAAGACCTGCCGTTCTCGATCGAGTTGAACAAGTTCATCGTCGACTATTACTCCACCGGCATGCCGAAGCTGTTCGCGAGCGACATCGTCGTGGTGGACCACAAGACCGGCGCGCGCGTGCCGGCGCGAGTCGAAGTGAACAAGCCGTTCGAATACGACGGCGTGTCGATTTATCAGTCGAGCTTCCAGGACGGCGGCTCGCAGATGCAGATGACTGCATACCCAATGACCGGCAACAGCGCGAAGACCGCGCCGTTCGGCGGCACGATCGGCGGCAACGCGCCGTTGAGCACGGCCTCTCCGCTGGCTGATGGCCAGACTGTCGAATTCACCGATTTCCGTGCGATCAACGTCGAAAACGTCTCGAACGGCAGCGGCCAGAACGATGCCCGCGGCGTCGCCGCGCATCGCTCGCTGAAAGAAGCGTTCGACGAGCGCCTCGGCTCCGGCGCGAAGAGCTCGAAACCGCTGGATCTGCATAACGTCGGCCCGTCGGTGCAGTACAAGGTGCGCGACAAAGACGGTCAGGCGCGCGAGTACAACAACTACATGCTGCCGGTGGACGTAGGCGGCGAGCGGATGTTCCTCGCCGGCATGCGCCTGAATCCGGACGACCCGTTCCGCTACCTGCGCATTCCCGCCGACACCGGCGGCACCGTCAAGGAATGGATGAACCTGCGCGCCACGCTGGAAAATCCGGCCATGCGCGCCGCGGCCGCGCACCGTTTCGCGCTGCGTTCGGTGCCGGGCTCGAATACCGAGCTGCAGCAGCATCTGGAAGAAAGCGCGCTGCGTGTGCTGACCCTTTTTGCTGGCGCGGACGGCAGCATCAAGATGCCGAACGGCCAGACGGTGGGCGGTTTCCAGGCGATCGCCGGTTTTATCGACCATTCGGTGCCGAAGGATGAACAGGAAAAGGCCGCGGGCCTGTTGCTGCGCATGCTTGAAGGCTCGACGTGGGACCTCTGGCAACTGTCGCGCGAACAGCTCGGCGAGCCTGACGCACAGGCCAATGCGGATGCCAGCCGCTTCGTTCAAAGCTCGATCAACGCAATATCCGACAGCTTTTTGTATGGATCGCCGGTCTACTTGCAGCTTGACTCCTTCAAGCAGGTGCAAGCTTCGGTATTTCAGTTGACGCGCGCGCCGGGTAAAAAAGTCGTGTATCTTGGCAGCTTGCTCCTCGTGCTGGGCATCTTTTCGATGTTCTACGTTCGCGAACGGCGCCTCTGGTTCTGGCTCAAAGACACCGCTCACGGCACGAATGTCGTGATGGCGATGTCGAGCGCGCGCAAGACGCTCGATTTCGAAAAGGAGTTCGTCCAAACGCGCGACGCCGTCGGCGCCGCGCTGGGCGCCAAACTCATCGATGCATCCGATGCCGCCGGCGCCTCCGACAAACCCGGCCATGCCGGCGCGCCGTCCGCACGCTCACAAGATTCAACCCGGTAA